The proteins below are encoded in one region of Kogia breviceps isolate mKogBre1 chromosome 8, mKogBre1 haplotype 1, whole genome shotgun sequence:
- the QRFP gene encoding orexigenic neuropeptide QRFP produces the protein MSPYSLPYLLFLASEAKRAGPTWRGGRHLPWGSPGWPRAPHPHALLVAAQEPPTFTLRLGRQQDDGSEATGFLLGDGEKAGGLLGTLAEELNGYSREKGGSSFCFGQG, from the coding sequence ATGAGCCCGTACTCGCTGCCCTACCTCCTCTTCCTGGCATCGGAGGCGAAACGAGCTGGGCCGACCTGGCGGGGGGGACGCCACTTGCCCTGGGGCTCCCCTGGGTGGCCGAGAGCGCCACACCCACACGCCCTGCTGGTCGCGGCCCAGGAGCCGCCGACGTTCACGCTGAGACTCGGGAGGCAGCAGGACGATGGCAGTGAGGCCACCGGCTTCCTTCTGGGCGACGGCGAGAAAGCTGGTGGCCTGTTAGGGACCCTGGCAGAGGAGCTCAACGGCTACAGCAGGGAGAAAGGCGGCTCCAGCTTCTGCTTCGGCCAGGGGTGA